One stretch of Methylopila sp. 73B DNA includes these proteins:
- a CDS encoding creatininase family protein: protein MTLPRRRWTEMTTEEFRNGDVATWIAVLPVAAVEQHGPHLPVGVDAMLGDGYLERALALVPEDLPVTVLPMQTIGASAEHLAFPGTLTLSAETTIRAWTEIGASVARAGVRKLILLNSHGGNTSALDVVARNLRIAHGMLAVVTSWHRLGYPAGLFSADELRHGIHGGEIETSVIRALRPELVQMDRAEHFRSTTYAMERDFAHLRASTPAGFGWMTQDLHLSGAVGDAASGTAEAGEAALDHGAAAFVDLLRDVRGFALDRLAKGPLDR from the coding sequence ATGACGCTGCCCCGCCGCCGCTGGACCGAGATGACCACGGAGGAGTTCCGCAACGGCGACGTGGCGACCTGGATCGCGGTGCTGCCGGTGGCGGCCGTCGAGCAGCATGGGCCGCACCTGCCCGTCGGCGTCGACGCCATGCTGGGCGACGGCTACCTCGAGCGCGCGCTGGCGCTGGTCCCGGAGGATCTGCCCGTCACGGTCCTGCCGATGCAGACCATCGGCGCGTCGGCCGAGCATCTCGCCTTCCCGGGCACGCTGACCCTGTCGGCCGAGACGACGATCCGCGCGTGGACCGAGATCGGCGCCTCGGTGGCGCGCGCCGGCGTGCGCAAGCTGATCCTGCTCAACAGCCACGGCGGCAACACGTCCGCGCTCGACGTGGTGGCGCGCAATCTGCGGATCGCGCATGGCATGCTGGCGGTGGTCACAAGCTGGCACCGGCTGGGCTATCCGGCCGGCCTGTTTTCCGCCGACGAGCTTCGGCACGGCATCCACGGCGGCGAGATCGAGACCTCTGTCATCCGCGCGCTGCGGCCCGAGCTCGTCCAGATGGACCGGGCGGAGCACTTCCGCTCCACGACCTACGCCATGGAGCGCGACTTCGCGCACCTCCGCGCCTCGACGCCGGCGGGATTTGGCTGGATGACGCAGGACCTTCACCTCTCCGGCGCTGTCGGCGACGCCGCCTCCGGAACCGCGGAAGCAGGCGAGGCCGCGCTGGACCACGGCGCGGCGGCCTT